One window of Paenibacillus sp. FSL K6-3182 genomic DNA carries:
- a CDS encoding SDR family oxidoreductase codes for MRKLDNKVAIITGGASGIGEHMVNLFAQEGAIVIAADINEAALELASQKQNVYGMKLNVASDDDWQALAKDVHDRFGKIDILVNNAGISSEKPYEQINIEDWQKMLSINGFGPFAGMKHVTPYMAAQKKGSIVNISSYTALIGQGFNHYSASKGAVRAISKAAATAFGRQGIRVNALFPGIIETPMTQALSTSKDLLDRLIQATPLQRLGQPDDIAQAALFLASDDSSYITGSELVIDGGYSAQ; via the coding sequence ATGAGGAAATTGGACAATAAAGTAGCAATCATTACGGGTGGGGCATCGGGTATAGGCGAACACATGGTTAATCTGTTTGCACAAGAAGGTGCTATCGTTATTGCCGCAGACATTAATGAGGCAGCTCTTGAATTGGCAAGTCAAAAACAGAATGTTTACGGAATGAAATTGAATGTTGCCTCTGATGATGATTGGCAGGCGCTGGCAAAGGATGTTCATGATCGTTTTGGTAAAATTGATATTCTCGTCAACAACGCTGGCATTTCTTCTGAAAAACCATACGAGCAAATCAATATCGAGGATTGGCAGAAAATGCTCTCCATTAATGGGTTTGGACCATTTGCCGGGATGAAGCATGTCACTCCCTATATGGCAGCCCAAAAGAAAGGCTCCATCGTTAATATTTCTTCGTACACGGCTTTGATCGGCCAAGGCTTTAATCACTATTCAGCCTCTAAGGGTGCGGTTCGCGCGATCTCTAAAGCGGCGGCTACAGCTTTTGGCCGTCAAGGCATTCGGGTGAACGCACTATTTCCTGGGATCATTGAAACACCAATGACACAAGCTTTGAGTACCTCAAAGGACCTGTTAGACCGCTTAATCCAGGCCACACCTCTACAGCGTTTAGGCCAACCTGACGATATTGCCCAAGCAGCGTTGTTCTTAGCTTCTGATGATTCTTCGTATATTACAGGATCTGAGTTAGTAATTGATGGTGGATACTCAGCTCAATAA
- a CDS encoding MarR family transcriptional regulator, translated as MEEQTIFNLIHNMDKFTNKMIIQWNKSFNEDLGVSHVLVLGHLKQNGKSRPSDIAKILGLTPPTLSYLSEKLVAKKLVVRLMDESDRRIIYLGITDKGADILKRAQLEGQRLRTNLLDKLTEQEREQLANLYSKLNKED; from the coding sequence ATGGAAGAGCAAACCATCTTCAATCTCATACATAACATGGATAAATTCACCAATAAAATGATTATTCAGTGGAACAAGTCATTCAATGAGGACTTAGGTGTTTCTCATGTGCTTGTGCTCGGCCATCTTAAACAAAACGGAAAGAGCAGGCCATCGGACATTGCAAAAATATTAGGGCTTACCCCGCCTACGCTTAGTTATTTATCGGAAAAACTTGTCGCCAAGAAATTAGTCGTCAGATTAATGGATGAGTCTGATCGTCGAATTATTTATTTGGGCATTACCGACAAAGGCGCAGATATCCTCAAAAGAGCACAGCTGGAGGGGCAAAGGCTACGTACAAATTTATTAGATAAATTGACCGAGCAGGAGCGGGAGCAGCTAGCCAACCTGTATAGTAAGCTGAATAAAGAGGACTAG
- a CDS encoding SDR family NAD(P)-dependent oxidoreductase, producing the protein MGRMNEKVALITGGASGIGLSAANLMAKEGAKVVIADFNAEGAKEAAENIKIQGGEAASVFLDAGDEVSIKEAVEFTVQQYGKITSLFNNVGSTNLKKDIDIVNVDLDEWDRLMNVNLKSVLLGCRFAIPHMIQAGGGSIINTASMAGFHGDAVRVAYGASKAGVINLTKYIATQYGKNNIRCNAVAPGLILTPAAKNNMPSEVLDIFAKYNALPYHGEPDDIGHTVLFLASDESRFITGQTIQVEGGHYIANPSVPDFEQYMKLAQHP; encoded by the coding sequence ATGGGAAGAATGAACGAGAAAGTGGCGCTTATCACTGGAGGAGCTTCAGGCATAGGCTTGTCCGCAGCTAACTTGATGGCAAAAGAGGGAGCAAAAGTAGTCATTGCAGATTTTAATGCTGAGGGGGCCAAAGAAGCTGCCGAAAATATTAAAATCCAAGGCGGCGAAGCCGCAAGCGTATTTCTTGATGCCGGGGACGAAGTGTCCATTAAGGAAGCCGTTGAATTTACGGTACAACAATATGGTAAAATCACGAGCCTGTTCAACAATGTCGGCTCGACAAACCTGAAGAAGGATATAGATATTGTTAACGTTGATCTGGATGAGTGGGATCGGCTTATGAATGTTAATTTAAAAAGTGTATTACTCGGTTGCAGATTCGCTATCCCTCATATGATCCAAGCTGGTGGAGGCTCGATTATCAATACAGCTTCTATGGCGGGTTTTCATGGAGACGCAGTTCGGGTTGCATACGGAGCTTCGAAAGCGGGTGTTATAAATCTTACCAAATATATCGCTACCCAATATGGGAAGAATAACATTCGTTGTAATGCAGTAGCACCTGGATTGATTTTGACGCCGGCTGCTAAAAATAATATGCCCTCGGAGGTATTGGATATCTTCGCTAAATATAACGCACTGCCTTATCACGGAGAACCCGATGATATTGGACATACCGTCCTGTTCCTGGCTTCAGATGAATCCAGATTTATTACTGGACAGACGATTCAGGTTGAGGGAGGGCATTATATTGCAAACCCATCCGTCCCTGATTTCGAGCAATATATGAAACTGGCACAGCATCCATAA